The Agromyces marinus genome window below encodes:
- a CDS encoding carbohydrate kinase family protein: MSSPAEPGPGVLVVVGDLLEDIVVWATEPIRAATDSAARVFRSRGGSAANVAAHAANRTPTRFIGRVGDDGAGAALVSALASGGVDVRAQREGRTGAVVLIVAPDGERTMFPDRASAAELADVDAGWLDGIAWLHAPSYGLEHDPMRSEVRRLIALARERGARVSIDASSTGLIDGLGVARVAGWLAELRPDVLFANETEAELLGIDGGGRAAASVAARVVVKHGPRPTEVFDAGEPVARVPVPPVAEVRDLTGAGDAFAAGYLAAALAGADAGSACAAGHGLAASVIASPGGDVEPERPRPAPGAHAVHRRDGRF, from the coding sequence GTGAGCTCGCCGGCTGAGCCCGGCCCCGGCGTGCTCGTCGTCGTCGGCGACCTGCTCGAGGACATCGTGGTCTGGGCGACCGAGCCGATCCGCGCCGCGACCGACTCGGCGGCCCGGGTGTTCCGATCGCGCGGCGGCAGCGCCGCGAACGTCGCCGCGCACGCCGCGAACCGCACGCCGACGCGGTTCATCGGCCGTGTCGGCGACGACGGCGCGGGCGCCGCGCTCGTGTCGGCCCTGGCCTCGGGCGGCGTGGACGTGCGCGCCCAGCGCGAGGGGCGCACCGGAGCGGTCGTGCTCATCGTCGCGCCGGATGGCGAGCGCACCATGTTCCCCGATCGGGCGTCGGCGGCCGAACTCGCGGACGTCGACGCCGGATGGCTCGACGGCATCGCCTGGCTGCACGCGCCGAGCTACGGGTTGGAGCACGACCCCATGCGCAGCGAGGTCCGCCGCCTCATCGCGCTCGCCCGCGAGCGTGGAGCGCGCGTCTCGATCGACGCCTCGTCGACCGGGCTCATCGACGGGCTCGGCGTGGCGCGCGTCGCCGGGTGGCTGGCCGAGCTGCGCCCCGACGTGCTCTTCGCGAACGAGACCGAGGCCGAACTGCTCGGCATCGACGGCGGCGGCCGGGCCGCGGCATCCGTCGCCGCCCGGGTGGTCGTGAAGCACGGCCCCCGGCCGACCGAGGTGTTCGACGCGGGCGAGCCCGTCGCCCGCGTCCCGGTGCCGCCCGTCGCAGAGGTCCGCGACCTCACCGGCGCGGGCGACGCGTTCGCGGCCGGGTACCTCGCGGCAGCGCTGGCCGGGGCCGACGCCGGGTCGGCGTGCGCCGCGGGGCACGGGCTCGCGGCATCCGTCATCGCCTCGCCGGGCGGCGACGTCGAACCCGAGCGGCCTCGGCCGGCTCCGGGCGCGCACGCTGTCCACAGGAGGGACGGCCGGTTCTGA
- a CDS encoding pseudouridine-5'-phosphate glycosidase, with amino-acid sequence MQPDRSPALRIADRVRDAVDAGRPVLALESTILTHGLPSPRNLEVGLATEALVREAGVEPATIGVVGGTAVVGLDEREIERLCTVEGIVKASTRDLPVARAAGLDAGTTVAATAWLAHRAGIRVFSTGGLGGVHRGASDTFDESTDLPALAATPIVVVSAGVKSILDVGATLERLETLGITVLGYRTDRFPGFYVADSGFAAPASVDSAAEAAAVARGRDELGLASAVLVANPVAESDQLDPDEHLRVLAEALAAADAAGVTGHDTTPFLLDFVLRATGGRSLEANLAVYRGNALLGAEIARELAG; translated from the coding sequence ATGCAGCCCGACCGCTCCCCCGCCCTGCGCATCGCCGATCGCGTGCGCGACGCCGTCGACGCCGGCAGACCGGTGCTCGCACTCGAGTCGACGATCCTGACGCACGGGCTGCCGAGCCCGCGGAACCTCGAGGTCGGCCTCGCCACGGAGGCGCTCGTCCGCGAGGCCGGCGTCGAGCCCGCGACGATCGGGGTCGTCGGCGGCACGGCCGTGGTCGGCCTGGACGAGCGCGAGATCGAACGCCTCTGCACCGTCGAGGGCATCGTCAAGGCGAGCACGCGCGACCTGCCCGTCGCGCGCGCCGCGGGTCTGGACGCGGGCACCACCGTCGCCGCGACGGCGTGGCTCGCGCACCGCGCAGGCATCCGGGTGTTCTCGACGGGCGGCCTCGGCGGGGTGCACCGCGGCGCGAGCGACACGTTCGACGAGTCGACCGACCTGCCCGCGCTCGCCGCGACGCCCATCGTGGTGGTGAGCGCCGGCGTGAAGTCGATCCTCGACGTGGGGGCGACCCTCGAACGCCTCGAGACGCTCGGCATCACCGTGCTCGGGTATCGGACCGACCGGTTCCCCGGGTTCTACGTCGCCGACTCGGGCTTCGCGGCCCCGGCGAGCGTCGACTCCGCCGCGGAGGCCGCGGCCGTCGCGCGCGGGCGCGACGAACTCGGCCTGGCCTCGGCCGTGCTCGTCGCGAACCCGGTCGCCGAGTCCGACCAACTCGATCCCGACGAGCACCTGCGCGTCCTCGCCGAGGCATTGGCCGCAGCGGATGCCGCCGGCGTGACCGGCCACGACACCACCCCGTTCCTCCTCGACTTCGTCCTGCGCGCGACCGGCGGCCGCAGCCTCGAGGCGAACCTCGCGGTCTACCGCGGCAACGCCCTGCTCGGCGCGGAGATCGCTCGTGAGCTCGCCGGCTGA
- the ribH gene encoding 6,7-dimethyl-8-ribityllumazine synthase, translating to MSGAGSPALEVDGRGLRVVVVAGSWHDEITNGLIAGTTRTLEAAGADFEIVRVPGSFELPVAAKAALDGGADAVVALGVIIRGGTPHFEYVSAAATDGLTRVALDTGKPVGFGVLTLDDEQQGLDRAGLPGSKEDKGREAAEAALVTARMLERLRG from the coding sequence ATGAGCGGAGCGGGAAGCCCGGCACTCGAGGTCGACGGACGGGGCCTGCGGGTCGTCGTCGTCGCCGGAAGCTGGCACGACGAGATCACGAACGGGCTGATCGCCGGCACCACGCGGACGCTGGAGGCGGCCGGTGCCGACTTCGAGATCGTGCGGGTGCCGGGCAGCTTCGAGCTGCCCGTCGCGGCGAAGGCCGCGCTCGATGGCGGTGCCGACGCGGTCGTGGCGCTGGGCGTCATCATCCGGGGCGGCACGCCCCACTTCGAGTACGTGTCGGCCGCGGCGACCGACGGGCTCACGCGGGTCGCGCTCGACACCGGCAAGCCGGTCGGGTTCGGCGTGCTGACGCTCGATGACGAGCAGCAGGGGCTGGACCGGGCGGGCCTGCCCGGCTCGAAGGAGGACAAGGGTCGCGAGGCAGCCGAGGCCGCGCTCGTCACGGCGCGCATGCTGGAGCGCCTGCGCGGCTGA
- a CDS encoding riboflavin synthase — MFTGIIEELGRVTRVEPRADVVRVTVHGPKVVDGVRHGDSIAVSGVCLTVVDSDAESFSADVMAQTLAMSTLDTVAIDRAVNLERAALVGDRLGGHIVQGHIDGTGEVLQVTPGEAWSVVRFSLPAPLAPLVVDKGSIAVDGVSLTVSAIGDDPDGSWFEVSLIPETLAATTLGTLEAGDRVNLETDVLARHVQRMLRLDTHRALPSSLAEPGGPGSGFSAGDAAPASDSASTTIGGDR; from the coding sequence ATGTTCACCGGAATCATCGAGGAGCTCGGGCGCGTCACCCGGGTCGAACCCCGCGCGGACGTCGTCCGCGTCACCGTGCACGGCCCGAAGGTCGTCGACGGCGTGCGTCACGGCGACTCCATCGCCGTCTCGGGCGTGTGCCTGACGGTCGTCGACTCCGACGCCGAGTCGTTCAGCGCCGACGTGATGGCGCAGACCCTCGCGATGTCGACCCTCGACACCGTCGCGATCGACCGCGCCGTCAACCTCGAGCGCGCCGCGCTCGTCGGCGACCGGCTCGGCGGGCACATCGTGCAGGGGCACATCGACGGCACCGGAGAGGTGCTCCAGGTCACCCCGGGCGAGGCGTGGAGCGTCGTGCGGTTCTCGCTGCCGGCACCGCTCGCACCGCTCGTCGTCGACAAGGGGTCGATCGCGGTCGACGGCGTGTCGCTCACGGTCAGCGCGATCGGCGACGACCCCGACGGGTCGTGGTTCGAGGTCTCGCTGATCCCGGAGACGCTCGCCGCGACCACGCTCGGCACGCTCGAAGCGGGCGACCGGGTCAACCTCGAGACCGACGTGCTCGCGCGGCACGTGCAGCGGATGCTGCGACTGGACACCCACCGGGCGCTGCCCTCCTCGCTCGCCGAACCGGGCGGACCGGGCTCCGGCTTCTCGGCGGGCGACGCGGCGCCGGCTTCGGATTCGGCATCCACGACGATCGGAGGCGACCGATGA
- a CDS encoding CHRD domain-containing protein has protein sequence MHIARMLSVVALAAAASLAPAAAAQASDTTYVAQLSASQEVPTNDSLARGATVLKVVDGGESIEFRLIVANLRNPVAAHIHAAPAGANGPVVAFLHGPGAPGSGRTSGVLSTGTITSADLVGPLAGQSLDALIDLLETGGAYVNVHTNDGVAPATGEPGDIPSGEIRGQIR, from the coding sequence ATGCACATCGCACGCATGCTCTCCGTCGTCGCGCTCGCGGCTGCCGCATCGCTCGCGCCCGCGGCGGCCGCGCAGGCTTCCGACACGACCTACGTCGCGCAGCTCAGCGCCTCGCAGGAGGTGCCGACGAACGACTCGCTCGCCCGCGGCGCGACCGTCCTCAAGGTCGTCGACGGCGGTGAATCGATCGAGTTCCGCCTCATCGTGGCGAACCTGCGCAATCCCGTCGCCGCGCACATCCACGCCGCCCCCGCAGGTGCGAACGGTCCCGTCGTGGCGTTCCTCCACGGCCCCGGCGCACCCGGCTCCGGCCGGACCAGCGGCGTACTGAGCACCGGAACGATCACGTCGGCCGACCTCGTCGGCCCGCTCGCCGGCCAGTCGCTGGATGCGCTCATCGACCTGCTCGAGACCGGCGGCGCCTACGTCAACGTGCACACGAACGACGGCGTCGCGCCGGCGACGGGCGAGCCCGGCGACATCCCGTCCGGCGAGATCCGGGGCCAGATCCGCTGA
- the ribA gene encoding GTP cyclohydrolase II — translation MSLATIPEVLEALRAGKPVIVADDEARENEGDAIMAAEFATQEWIAWMVRNTSGYLCAPMPGSFADRLDLPPMVARNEDARGTAYTVSVDASDRTSTGISASDRAHTLRVLADPDATPERLIRPGHILPLRAVDGGVRERAGHTEAAVDLMRLAGLSPVGVIGELVADDGEMMRLPGLIELGEREGLPVTTVAALVDWLRERHDGQDLARHEAPASVDETSRVQFEVETGLPTLHGTFRVRAYRDRSTGADHLAIIAGDPASDGAGAVVRVHSECLTGEAIGSLKCECGPQLDTALATIAEHGGVVVYLRGHEGRGIGLINKLRAYRLQEGGLDTLDANLALGLPIDARDYTAASAILDDLGIDRVRLMTNNPEKVRQLEAHGIRVADRVPLVVGVGSVNADYLETKRTRMGHSIDDVQLTEAAAEELLRGHAS, via the coding sequence ATGAGCCTCGCGACGATCCCCGAGGTGCTCGAGGCGCTGCGCGCGGGCAAGCCCGTCATCGTCGCCGACGACGAGGCTCGCGAGAACGAGGGCGACGCGATCATGGCGGCCGAGTTCGCGACCCAGGAGTGGATCGCGTGGATGGTCCGCAACACGAGCGGCTACCTCTGCGCGCCCATGCCGGGATCGTTCGCGGACCGGCTCGACCTTCCGCCCATGGTCGCGCGCAACGAGGACGCGCGCGGAACCGCGTACACCGTCTCGGTGGATGCCTCCGACCGCACGTCGACCGGCATCTCGGCGTCCGACCGCGCGCACACGCTGCGCGTGCTCGCCGACCCGGACGCGACCCCCGAGCGCCTCATCCGTCCCGGGCACATCCTGCCCCTGCGCGCCGTCGACGGCGGCGTCCGCGAACGTGCGGGCCACACCGAGGCGGCCGTCGACCTCATGCGGCTGGCGGGCCTGTCGCCCGTCGGCGTCATCGGCGAACTCGTCGCCGACGACGGCGAGATGATGCGCCTGCCCGGCCTCATCGAACTCGGCGAGCGCGAGGGGCTGCCCGTGACGACCGTCGCCGCACTCGTCGACTGGCTGCGCGAGCGCCACGACGGCCAGGACCTGGCCCGGCACGAGGCCCCGGCATCCGTCGACGAGACCTCGCGCGTCCAGTTCGAGGTCGAGACGGGCCTGCCGACGCTGCATGGCACGTTCCGGGTGCGCGCCTACCGCGACCGCAGCACGGGCGCCGACCATCTCGCGATCATCGCCGGCGACCCCGCATCGGACGGGGCGGGCGCCGTCGTGCGCGTGCACTCCGAGTGCCTGACGGGCGAGGCGATCGGCTCGCTCAAGTGCGAGTGCGGGCCGCAGCTCGACACCGCGCTCGCGACCATCGCCGAGCACGGCGGGGTCGTGGTCTACCTGCGCGGGCACGAGGGTCGCGGCATCGGCCTGATCAACAAGCTGCGCGCCTACCGGCTCCAGGAGGGCGGCCTCGACACGCTCGACGCGAACCTCGCGCTCGGCCTGCCGATCGACGCGCGCGACTACACGGCGGCGAGCGCCATCCTCGACGACCTCGGCATCGACCGCGTGCGCCTCATGACGAACAACCCCGAGAAGGTGCGCCAGCTCGAGGCGCACGGCATCCGCGTCGCCGACCGGGTGCCGCTCGTGGTCGGCGTCGGCAGCGTGAACGCGGACTACCTCGAGACCAAGCGGACCCGCATGGGTCATTCCATCGACGACGTGCAGCTGACCGAGGCCGCTGCCGAAGAACTCCTGAGAGGACACGCATCATGA
- a CDS encoding 2'-5' RNA ligase family protein: protein MGRFAVVLPLTPLGVGEAFPVSRWPLHVTVVEPFETGHDAAWVADVVGGQLRGREPVEVVASGRAMFGRRHDVPVTLLRDRGPLGAMRTRLLHALRMADVDVARARPDFRPHVTDGVHGAVRPGRGIRLTQVALVDLRPPEGPSMRSVAAAWSLPDPAAPV from the coding sequence ATGGGCCGGTTCGCGGTGGTGCTGCCGCTCACCCCGCTCGGGGTCGGTGAGGCGTTCCCCGTCTCACGCTGGCCGCTGCACGTCACCGTCGTCGAGCCGTTCGAGACCGGCCACGACGCGGCCTGGGTCGCGGACGTCGTCGGCGGGCAACTGCGGGGCCGTGAGCCCGTCGAGGTGGTCGCCTCCGGTCGGGCGATGTTCGGCAGGCGTCACGACGTGCCCGTCACGCTCCTGCGCGACCGGGGTCCGCTCGGCGCGATGCGAACCCGCCTGCTGCACGCACTCCGCATGGCCGACGTCGACGTCGCCCGGGCCCGACCCGACTTCCGGCCGCACGTGACCGACGGCGTGCACGGCGCGGTGCGGCCCGGCCGCGGCATCCGTCTCACCCAGGTCGCGCTCGTCGACCTCCGCCCGCCCGAGGGTCCGTCGATGCGCAGCGTCGCCGCCGCCTGGTCCCTCCCCGACCCCGCCGCCCCGGTGTGA
- a CDS encoding AMP-binding protein, which yields MHDLLTRTEPALDLLGGDPSAPALVTPTGTVDYAELADRVRARRDELGDGRRLVFLAAANTVESIVTHVAALAAGHPVLLLPSGIDESALAGLADRYEPDVIARSEASALTIEHASRASGHRFHPELALLASTSGSTGSPKLVRLSRRNVRSNARSIADYLGLTPDDRAATTLPLGYCYGLSVVNSHLLAGASVLLTERSVVEPAFWDEFQELGATSFAGVPYTYELLETTDFAERDLPDLRYVTQAGGRLAPEKVRALAGLGRRRGFDVVVMYGQTEATARMAYLPPALAERAAGAIGLPIPGGSFRIDQTVGGGAPGEGELVYSGPNVMMGYAHDAADLERGPELDELRTGDLARRRDDGLFEITGRLSRFVKSFGLRIDLDDLERKLAADGLAVRTVAGGERLVAFVVHDRAIDPARDGVAAATGLPPHAFDVHAIAEFPRTANGKPDHAALRAHAELLARADAAPHTARGAAVDPASTSCDLRDLYAELLGRPDATEDDTFASLDGDSLNYVELALRLEERIGALPTDWPSRSIRDLAARRGPGVPAAPAPARAGSDARPGGSAKRGARTPRRRRFARLETSVVLRTVAILLIVATHADVIQLQGGAHLLLAVAGFNLARFRLSEPRALWRDARGAHGARSRRVRGLLRSASAVAVPAVLWIGGVALIAGTYDPATVALSNWMVPGADSWNEQWQFWFLEALIWSILGLAALFAIPGVGGLERRHPYAFAVAALVGALAVRYLVSGGVTAASPMRYALPAIAWLIALGWLVARSDTTVRRIVVTAITPVVVTGFFGDPVREAIVIGGVLLLVWVPSLPVPAFLAGAVGTVASASLFVYLTHWQVYPPIEEWSPPLAIVASFAVGIAAWWLWGRATGWFGSARRAVRARR from the coding sequence ATGCACGACCTGCTGACCAGGACCGAGCCCGCGCTCGACCTGCTCGGCGGCGACCCCTCGGCACCCGCACTCGTCACACCGACCGGAACGGTCGACTACGCCGAACTCGCCGACCGGGTCCGCGCCCGCCGCGACGAGCTCGGCGACGGCCGCCGGCTGGTCTTCCTCGCCGCCGCGAACACCGTCGAATCGATCGTGACCCACGTCGCAGCGCTCGCGGCCGGGCATCCGGTCCTGCTGCTGCCGTCGGGCATCGACGAGAGCGCGCTCGCCGGGCTCGCAGACCGGTACGAGCCCGACGTGATCGCCCGCTCCGAGGCATCCGCCCTGACGATCGAGCACGCCTCGCGGGCGAGCGGGCACCGCTTCCACCCCGAGCTCGCGCTCCTCGCGAGCACGTCCGGCTCGACCGGATCGCCCAAGCTCGTCCGGCTCTCCCGGCGAAACGTCCGCTCGAACGCCCGCAGCATCGCCGACTACCTCGGGCTCACGCCCGACGATCGTGCGGCCACCACGCTGCCGCTCGGATACTGCTACGGGCTCTCCGTCGTCAACAGCCACCTCCTCGCCGGCGCCAGCGTGCTGCTCACCGAGCGGTCGGTCGTCGAACCGGCGTTCTGGGACGAGTTCCAGGAGCTCGGAGCGACCTCGTTCGCGGGCGTCCCGTACACCTACGAACTGCTCGAGACCACCGACTTCGCCGAGCGCGACCTGCCCGATCTCCGCTACGTCACGCAGGCCGGCGGCCGGCTCGCGCCGGAGAAGGTGCGTGCGCTGGCCGGGCTCGGCCGCAGGCGAGGCTTCGACGTCGTCGTCATGTACGGGCAGACCGAGGCCACCGCGCGCATGGCCTACCTGCCGCCCGCGCTCGCCGAGCGCGCCGCGGGCGCCATCGGGCTGCCGATCCCCGGCGGTTCGTTCCGCATCGACCAGACCGTGGGCGGCGGCGCACCCGGCGAGGGCGAGCTGGTCTACTCGGGGCCGAACGTCATGATGGGCTACGCCCACGACGCGGCCGACCTCGAGCGCGGACCCGAACTCGACGAACTGCGCACCGGCGACCTCGCACGCCGTCGCGACGACGGGCTGTTCGAGATCACGGGCAGGCTCAGCCGGTTCGTCAAGAGCTTCGGCCTGCGGATCGACCTCGACGACCTCGAGCGCAAGCTGGCGGCCGACGGCCTCGCAGTGCGAACCGTGGCCGGCGGCGAACGGCTCGTCGCCTTCGTCGTGCACGACCGCGCGATCGACCCCGCACGCGACGGTGTCGCCGCGGCCACGGGCCTGCCGCCCCACGCCTTCGACGTGCACGCGATCGCCGAGTTCCCGCGCACCGCCAACGGCAAGCCCGATCACGCGGCCCTCCGCGCCCACGCGGAGCTGCTCGCGAGAGCGGATGCCGCGCCCCACACGGCACGCGGGGCGGCGGTCGACCCGGCGAGCACGTCCTGCGACCTGCGCGACCTGTACGCCGAACTGCTCGGGCGACCAGACGCGACCGAGGACGACACGTTCGCGAGCCTCGACGGCGACTCGCTGAACTACGTCGAGCTCGCGCTCCGGCTCGAGGAGCGCATCGGCGCCCTCCCGACGGACTGGCCGAGCCGCAGCATCCGAGACCTCGCGGCCCGCCGCGGGCCGGGCGTTCCGGCGGCGCCCGCTCCGGCCCGCGCGGGTTCCGACGCGCGGCCCGGCGGCTCCGCGAAGCGCGGCGCGCGCACCCCGCGACGCCGCCGGTTCGCGCGCCTCGAGACCTCCGTCGTCCTGCGCACGGTCGCGATCCTGCTCATCGTCGCGACGCACGCCGACGTGATCCAGCTCCAGGGCGGCGCCCACCTGCTGCTCGCGGTCGCGGGCTTCAACCTCGCACGGTTCCGCCTGTCCGAGCCGCGGGCCCTGTGGCGCGACGCGCGCGGCGCGCACGGCGCGCGGAGCAGGCGGGTGCGCGGGCTGCTGCGCAGCGCGAGCGCCGTCGCGGTGCCGGCGGTGCTGTGGATCGGCGGCGTCGCGCTCATCGCGGGCACCTACGACCCGGCGACCGTCGCGCTGTCGAACTGGATGGTCCCCGGCGCGGACTCGTGGAACGAGCAGTGGCAGTTCTGGTTCCTCGAAGCGCTCATCTGGTCGATCCTCGGCCTCGCGGCGCTCTTCGCGATCCCCGGAGTCGGCGGGCTCGAGCGACGGCACCCCTACGCGTTCGCCGTCGCCGCCCTCGTCGGCGCCCTCGCGGTGCGCTACCTCGTCTCCGGCGGGGTCACGGCCGCATCCCCGATGCGCTACGCGCTTCCGGCGATCGCCTGGCTCATCGCGCTCGGCTGGCTCGTCGCGCGCTCGGACACGACGGTGCGCCGGATCGTCGTCACCGCGATCACGCCGGTCGTCGTCACCGGGTTCTTCGGCGACCCGGTGCGCGAGGCGATCGTGATCGGCGGCGTCCTGCTGCTCGTGTGGGTTCCGAGCCTGCCCGTCCCCGCGTTCCTCGCCGGGGCGGTCGGCACCGTGGCATCCGCGTCGCTGTTCGTCTACCTGACCCACTGGCAGGTGTATCCGCCCATCGAGGAGTGGTCGCCGCCGCTCGCGATCGTCGCGTCGTTCGCGGTCGGCATCGCCGCGTGGTGGCTCTGGGGGCGGGCGACGGGCTGGTTCGGCAGCGCTCGCCGAGCCGTGCGCGCACGGCGCTGA
- a CDS encoding ABC transporter ATP-binding protein — protein MSDTETTPGTRSAARAAERAAARAARTGGIPLIGRRDAAGRDAGGDAAADAGPANTAGATRPPRRSPFGRRGETPSGPRASFRQLLPFIFEHKPVLIFVAALSIVGAVASLAQPLLVGRVITIVEAGDPLDGLVWALVALVVVSAVITGYQHYLLQRTGEGVVLSSRRRLIAKILHLPIAEFDTRRTGDLVSRVGSDTTMLRAVLTQGLVEAIGGSVTFIGALIAMLVIDPVLLGLTALVIAIAITTVTLLASRVREASHAAQAKVGDVAASVERAITSVRTIRAAGATDREIRDVEREAERAWAKGVEVARVSALIVPIAGIAMQVSFLVVIGVGGFRVASGAIEIADLVTFILFLFMMIMPLGLAFGAFTSVNQALGALGRIQEILDLPDEDANDRQLAARAVMVGPANEGLLPDAAAIEFDDVHFAYALTRPSDPADPANDSPDEHLPEPDVTDRQPVLRGVSFRVPRGGRIALVGPSGAGKSTILALIERFYDPSVGTVRLGGLDLRSLERAELRAQIGYVEQDAPVLAGTLRDNLLLGSPDATDAECAHVLHAVNLGGVLERDPAGLDAQVGENGITLSGGERQRLAIARALLAAPPILLLDESTSSLDGVNERMMREAIDAVASGRTLIVIAHRLSTVIDSDRIVVLEEGRVIGEGTHAELVETVPLYRELAEHQLLV, from the coding sequence ATGAGCGACACCGAGACCACACCCGGCACCCGATCCGCAGCCCGCGCCGCCGAGCGCGCGGCCGCCCGCGCGGCCCGCACCGGGGGCATCCCCCTCATCGGACGGCGCGACGCCGCCGGGCGCGACGCGGGCGGCGACGCCGCTGCCGACGCCGGGCCGGCGAACACGGCCGGAGCGACGCGGCCGCCGCGCCGCAGCCCGTTCGGCCGCCGCGGCGAGACCCCGTCCGGCCCCCGGGCGAGCTTCCGCCAGCTGCTGCCCTTCATCTTCGAGCACAAGCCGGTCCTCATCTTCGTCGCGGCGCTCTCGATCGTCGGCGCCGTCGCGAGCCTCGCCCAACCGCTCCTCGTCGGCCGGGTGATCACGATCGTCGAGGCCGGCGACCCGCTCGACGGCCTCGTCTGGGCGCTCGTCGCGCTCGTCGTCGTGAGCGCCGTCATCACCGGCTACCAGCACTACCTCCTGCAACGCACGGGCGAGGGCGTCGTGCTCTCGAGCCGGCGCCGGCTCATCGCGAAGATCCTGCACCTGCCGATCGCCGAGTTCGACACCCGACGCACGGGCGACCTCGTCTCCCGCGTGGGCAGCGACACCACCATGCTCCGTGCGGTCCTCACGCAGGGGCTCGTCGAAGCCATCGGAGGGAGCGTCACGTTCATCGGCGCGCTCATCGCGATGCTCGTCATCGACCCGGTGCTGCTCGGCCTCACCGCCCTCGTCATCGCGATCGCGATCACGACCGTGACCCTCCTCGCGTCGCGGGTCCGAGAGGCCTCGCACGCGGCCCAGGCCAAGGTCGGCGACGTCGCGGCATCCGTGGAGCGCGCGATCACGTCGGTGCGCACCATCCGCGCCGCGGGCGCGACCGACCGCGAGATCCGCGACGTCGAGCGCGAGGCCGAGCGCGCATGGGCGAAGGGCGTCGAGGTCGCTCGCGTCTCCGCGCTCATCGTCCCCATCGCCGGCATCGCGATGCAGGTCTCGTTCCTCGTCGTGATCGGCGTCGGCGGCTTCCGCGTCGCATCCGGCGCGATCGAGATCGCCGACCTCGTCACGTTCATCCTGTTCCTGTTCATGATGATCATGCCGCTCGGCCTGGCGTTCGGCGCGTTCACCTCGGTCAACCAGGCGCTCGGCGCGCTCGGCCGCATCCAGGAGATCCTCGACCTGCCCGACGAGGACGCGAACGACCGGCAGCTCGCCGCGCGCGCGGTCATGGTCGGCCCCGCCAACGAGGGCCTGCTTCCGGATGCCGCCGCGATCGAGTTCGACGACGTGCACTTCGCCTACGCGCTCACCCGCCCCTCGGACCCGGCCGACCCCGCCAACGACTCGCCCGACGAGCACCTGCCCGAGCCCGACGTGACCGACCGGCAGCCGGTGCTGCGCGGGGTGTCGTTCCGGGTTCCGCGCGGCGGGCGGATCGCGCTCGTCGGCCCGTCGGGCGCCGGGAAGTCGACGATCCTCGCGCTCATCGAGCGGTTCTACGACCCGAGCGTGGGTACGGTCCGCCTGGGCGGTCTCGACCTGCGCTCGCTCGAACGCGCCGAACTGCGCGCCCAGATCGGCTACGTCGAACAGGACGCCCCGGTGCTCGCCGGCACGCTCCGCGACAACCTCCTGCTCGGCAGCCCCGACGCGACCGACGCGGAGTGCGCGCACGTCCTGCACGCCGTGAACCTCGGCGGCGTGCTCGAACGCGACCCAGCGGGGCTCGACGCGCAGGTCGGCGAGAACGGCATCACGCTCTCGGGCGGCGAGCGCCAGCGCCTCGCCATCGCTCGAGCCCTGCTCGCAGCGCCGCCGATCCTGCTGCTCGACGAATCGACCTCCTCGCTCGACGGCGTCAACGAGCGCATGATGCGCGAAGCCATCGACGCGGTCGCGTCGGGCCGCACGCTCATCGTGATCGCGCACCGGCTCTCGACCGTGATCGACTCCGACCGCATCGTCGTCCTCGAGGAAGGGCGGGTCATCGGCGAGGGCACGCACGCCGAACTCGTCGAGACCGTCCCCCTCTACCGCGAACTGGCGGAGCACCAGCTGCTCGTCTGA